The following coding sequences lie in one Oncorhynchus gorbuscha isolate QuinsamMale2020 ecotype Even-year linkage group LG10, OgorEven_v1.0, whole genome shotgun sequence genomic window:
- the ngrn gene encoding neugrin produces the protein MMSFRIASRLGKLSVMPTRSCSRHLCSDASKAWMDQRQTHRTSAHRHRGKEERSEDPDLDDVDDKVQAVFSEERRRQRTVKYHIVKRQLTESGAPERMLSWDAMEQIRYLKQELPEEWTIDRLAEGFSVHRDVILRVLRSKFDPTPERKAKQDTSVWARLRQQALPGAGGQERQVALPGGGAGGQGRQVALPGGGAGGQGRQVALPGGGAGGQGRQVALPGGGAGGQERQVALPGGGAGGQDRQKALPGGGAGGQGRQKALPGGGAGGQDRQVALPGGGEAGGPGRTQLSASGHRSSKPAMLPTGSGTGALVTLASHSSQRLIARDLEDDPGPRAMMTTANYPAAPLTSLPTQLSSPPTLHSRHTSGQDNSREEWDEEENVPEDNVSEKVEEKDDQEERWDGRVFSEEELEELMLSSKPSPVVPNGREFFDSEGNFLYRI, from the exons ATGATGTCTTTCAGGATAGCCTCCAGGCTTGGCAAACTGTCAGTGATGCCCACAAGGAGCTGTAGTCGACACCTCTGCAGCGATGCCAGCAAGGCCTGGATGGATCAGAGGCAGACACACAGGACCTCGgcccacagacacagagggaaggaggagagatctgAAGATCCAGATCTGGACGATGTAGACGACAAGGTCCAGGCTGTGTTCAG tgaagagaggaggagacagaggacggTGAAGTACCATATAGTTAAGAGACAGCTGACTGAGTCTGGAGCTCCAGAGAGGATGTTGAGCTGGGACGCCATGGAACAGATCAG GTATCTGAAGCAGGAGCTACCAGAGGAATGGACCATTGACCGTCTGGCAGAGGGATTCTCTGTCCATCGTGACGTCATCCTACGAGTCCTGAGGAGCAAGTTCGACCCCACCCCAGAGAGGAAAGCTAAACAGGACACCAGCGTGTGGGCCAGGCTGAGACAGCAGGCCTTACCTGGAGCAGGGGGACAGGAGAGGCAGGTTGCCTTACCTGGGGGTGGAGCAGGGGGACAGGGCAGGCAGGTGGCCCTACCTGGGGGTGGAGCAGGGGGACAGGGCAGGCAGGTGGCCTTACCTGGGGGTGGAGCAGGGGGACAGGGCAGGCAGGTGGCCTTACCTGGGGGTGGAGCAGGGGGACAGGAGAGGCAGGTGGCCCTGCCTGGGGGTGGAGCAGGGGGACAGGACAGGCAGAAAGCCCTACCTGGGGGTGGAGCAGGGggacagggcaggcagaaagcCCTACCTGGGGGTGGAGCAGGGGGACAGGATAGGCAGGTGGCCCTACCTGGTGGTGGAGAGGCAGGGGGGCCGGGCAGAACACAGCTGTCTGCCTCTGGACATAGAAGTAGCAAACCAGCCATGCTGCCCACAGGAAGTGGCACTGGTGCCCTGGTCACCCTGGCTAGCCACAGTAGCCAGAGGCTGATAGCCAGGGACTTGGAGGATGACCCTGGCCCAAGAGCCATGATGACTACTGCTAATTATCCTGCTGCTCCTCTCACCTCACTACCCACCCAGCTCTCATCCCCACCAACACTGCACAGCAGACACACCTCAGGGCAAGATAACTCGAGAGAGGAGTGGGATGAAGAGGAAAATGTTCCAGAGGACAATGTGTCGGAGAAGGTTGAGGAGAAAGACGaccaggaggagagatgggatggAAGGGTGTTTTCAGAGGAAGAACTGGAGGAACTAATGCTGTCGTCAAAGCCTTCGCCAGTGGTACCGAATGGGAGAGAGTTCTTTGACAGTGAAGGGAACTTCCTGTACAGAATCTGA